One genomic window of Conger conger chromosome 9, fConCon1.1, whole genome shotgun sequence includes the following:
- the nhsl3 gene encoding uncharacterized protein KIAA1522 homolog isoform X1: MSGKNSVGDLVPRDITEVLARESKTNKSKRKQGASFSRAFSWLKGTKRKSTSNGQSRGARAGAGESRVGKPTQLDPNSAKAVSKQEDERKLTVHYKASQHYQENVFIEGSRPQYLEDLHTEAQEGLKILQQEGHDNGTDYGDDQSINSVVARLQPEEAAEAEERKGSLELGSTTAETVSPGLTGSSRSALIRQGSTFKPLNPVKRLEKSRKRSRRTTIMGIPHHVQKELGLERAQLFRQNADGHLRNGSEGAPSIVVIPTIDGEVPVPNHEGARVHLQDLEALQSSKEEELLKRHIQAVYRDDLVFNRKENPGMSPIQRPKSLAVPGMTTSNFLQEPQGPVMSISPQATYLSKIIPNAVMPAAVDVIEISRSRSRSSVRTVSKSSLVTASPVSSRSSAPKGLSSASSNWSHSQSSETIISNSSTISSKSSASTPRAPTDTEEAREPSQQTATDQVSISSSISWVSSDSTAKQRAEAGAPSSREADDAENLQNDRLFVRSLSIVKTKMPPAPPRRTYSLHHEKIKRRSRELTVTKGISDSKGADGNMTRAKGGKRSNAVEEALSPVTSSSAGSPAYSADSSSLENSRSSAASSPLSADQAANSEGIPAAHTVSVDSSPHKLPSPANRFERTMSPSSGYSSQSGTPTLSAKEICPPSPEKKKSQPVKPERTGTRSSPAVSISSSLTSLSSGASDPTHQEAPANHQPGKLPKPSPPTVGMSTKVTPTPAAVMLRDMFDIPPPPKVKAPSPPPPETWMQNKHTCDLLYGANAFSARIAALQNQQQRKEPLQVQKPEAPQTQIKELSLVSTQPQKQDETAGKEECMLLSKDEPMSAQKPDHSLECASESMSVRTEASLEVQVKEDESPVVEKKEKASLMMQRQEDEGPVTQQKEKESPVVLKKEPPPVMRKTIPVVHKKEPEKVMESLLVQSTDTAIEVKIHIPPKEEIVATQKDETTPNDIGNSPITVQTTSPQSSMQTLSVDAPKISGVSPPPSPPPAHHPPPPPSKQTTTTSVSNSVHEDNMETPAADSSWPPPPPPMVEASGLVFEEQDELDFPPPPPPPPILQDPLLDRVESCPVITEFHEFSVTSEGPTKTEDSTSGDTSESTMINSSQSDTSIHVQLCPTPAQPYENNDCSSQEDLLMQNDVSPPKEVHNLQEKLVPTHTEASHVPEYIPPPPQEAPPLPPMVPVVTLSASPANSSLEPSITLPPLPSINVPCAPPLPVENQTPVSFRRQPSLANRTSKDQLSRTKGVPMPKEDANIPLVTPSLLQMVRLRSVNVGDDQVLAPCEDGKPGDGTSLSLEQNQGQTFSQSVPQKPIRKSLSVKSPTGTATSPSMRLQEAIRMKTAAMSSRDGLPARLNLRSSVSSTSSGEIGVRSPRLQEDLQKSPASTASFIFSRSTKKVVIETPSSPEAQSNLKQSLVAELMQVSDQTKLLSTNGKPSTQIKKLGKVPPPVAKKPAHGPNLSDKLVHSTENMGYSQCELSNSSPMGSEANGQTEGVQPAGQHAQPEEGQNTASHQDTVTLGY, translated from the exons CTGTATCGAAGCAGGAGGATGAGAGGAAGCTCACAGTCCATTACAAGGCCTCCCAGCACTACCAGGAGAACGTGTTCATCGAGGGGAGCCGGCCGCAGTACCTGGAGGACCTGCACACTGAGGCCCAGGAGGGTCTGAAGATCCTGCAGCAGGAGG GACACGATAATGGGACAGATTACGGAGATGACCAAAGTATCAAT TCGGTTGTGGCACGCCTGCAGCCAGAGGAGGCAGCCGAGGCCGAAGAGAGAAAAGGATCCCTGGAGTTGGGTAGCACTACTGCTGAGACAGTATCACCTGGATTGACTGGGTCTTCACGGTCAGCGCTGATTCGCCAAG GTTCCACATTCAAGCCACTCAACCCAGTTAAGAGGCTGGAGAAAAGCAGGAAGCGGAGCAGAAGGACCACTATAATGGGTATACCACACCACGTTCAGAAAGAGCTTG GGCTGGAAAGAGCACAATTGTTTCGACAAAATGCAGATGGACACCTAAGGAATGGCAGTGAAGGTGCCCCTAGTATTGTAGTCATCCCAACAATTGATGGAGAGGTCCCAGTGCCTAATCACGAAGGGGCACGAGTGCACCTCCAAGACCTTGAGGCTCTGCAGTCTTCCAAAGAGGAGGAACTCCTGAAGCGTCACATCCAGGCGGTTTACAGGGACGACCTGGTGTTCAATCGCAAGGAGAACCCCGGCATGTCACCCATACAGAGGCCCAAGTCACTGGCTGTGCCAGGCATGACCACCAGCAACTTCCTACAGGAGCCTCAGGGCCCCGTCATGTCCATTTCACCCCAGGCCACCTACCTGTCCAAGATCATTCCCAATGCTGTCATGCCAGCGGCTGTAGATGTGATCGAGATCAGCCGTAGTCGCAGTCGGAGCAGTGTGCGCACGGTGAGCAAGAGCAGCCTGGTGACAGCCAGTCCAGTCTCTTCACGCTCCAGCGCCCCGAAGGGCCTCTCTTCTGCTAGCTCCAACTGGAGCCACTCACAGTCTTCTGAGACCATCATCTCCAACTCCTCCACTATCTCCTCCAAGAGCAGTGCCTCCACCCCCCGTGCCCCTACCGACACCGAGGAGGCCAGGGAGCCCTCTCAGCAGACCGCCACAGACCAGGTGAGCATCAGCAGCTCAATCAGCTGGGTCAGCTCAGACAGCACAGCCAAGCAGAGGGCGGAGGCAGGGGCGCCCAGCTCGAGGGAGGCAGATGATGCAGAGAATCTCCAGAATGACAGATTGTTTGTGCGTAGCCTGTCCATAGTAAAGACCAAAATGCCACCAGCACCCCCCAGGAGGACATACTCCCTGCATCACGAAAAGATCAAGCGGCGCTCCCGTGAGTTGACTGTTACCAAGGGCATTTCTGATTCCAAGGGGGCTGATGGGAATATGACCCGAGCTAAGGGAGGGAAGAGGAGCAATGCAGTGGAGGAAGCTCTCTCACCAGTAACTTCTAGTAGTGCTGGAAGCCCTGCCTACTCTGCAGACTCCAGCTCTTTGGAGAACTCCAGGTCTTCTGCAGCCAGCAGTCCACTGAGTGCTGACCAGGCAGCCAACAGTGAAGGTATACCAGCTGCACATACGGTCTCCGTTGACTCATCCCCCCACAAACTGCCCTCCCCAGCAAACAGGTTTGAAAGGACCATGTCACCCTCCAGTGGCTACTCCAGCCAGAGTGGCACCCCTACACTCTCTGCCAAAGAGAtctgccctccctccccagaGAAAAAGAAGTCTCAGCCTGTAAAACCAGAGAGAACAGGCACCCGGTCATCCCCAGCTGTATCCATCTCATCCTCTTTAACATCCCTATCTTCTGGTGCATCTGATCCCACTCACCAGGAGGCCCCAGCTAACCACCAGCCTGGCAAGCTTCCAAAGCCTTCCCCTCCTACTGTTGGGATGAGCACCAAAGTAACCCCCACACCTGCAGCAGTCATGCTCAGGGATATGTTTGACATTCCACCACCCCCGAAAGTCAAAGCAccttctcccccaccccctgagACATGGATgcagaacaaacacacatgtgaCTTGTTATATGGTGCAAATGCCTTTTCTGCCAGGattgctgcactgcaaaaccaaCAGCAGAGAAAGGAACCTCTCCAGGTACAAAAACCAGAGGCTCCCCAAACACAGATTAAAGAGCTTAGCTTAGTCAGTACACAACCCCAAAAGCAGGATGAGACGGCTGGAAAGGAGGAGTGCATGTTGCTAAGCAAAGACGAGCCTATGTCAGCACAGAAACCGGACCATTCATTGGAATGTGCCAGTGAGTCAATGTCAGTAAGGACTGAGGCAAGTCTGGAAGTCCAAGTGAAAGAGGATGAAAGTCCTGTGGttgaaaagaaggaaaaagcAAGTTTAATGATGCAGAGACAGGAGGACGAAGGTCCAGTCACCCAgcagaaggaaaaagaaagCCCAGTAGTACTGAAGAAGGAACCTCCTCCTGTCATGAGAAAAACGATTCCAGTGGTACATAAAAAGGAACCCGAGAAGGTTATGGAAAGTCTGTTAGTGCAGTCGACAGACACTGCCATAGAGGTGAAGATCCACATTCCCCCTAAGGAGGAGATTGTTGCCACACAGAAGGATGAAACCACCCCTAATGATATAGGTAACAGTCCCATTACAGTGCAGACAACTAGTCCTCAATCATCCATGCAGACTCTTTCAGTAGATGCTCCCAAAATAAGTGGAGTTTCTCCACCTCCTtccccaccccctgcccaccatcctccaccacctccctcAAAACAGACCACTACCACTTCAGTGTCCAACTCCGTGCATGAGGACAACATGGAAACCCCAGCAGCAGATAGCTCTtggcctcctccccctcctccaatGGTGGAGGCATCTGGACTAGTCTTTGAGGAGCAGGATGAACTAGactttcccccacccccacccccacccccgatATTGCAAGACCCTCTGCTGGATAGAGTGGAGAGCTGTCCTGTAATTACTGAGTTTCATGAATTCTCTGTGACCTCTGAAGGACCTACTAAAACAGAAGACTCAACCTCCGGAGATACTAGCGAGTCAACAATGATCAATTCATCCCAGTCAGATACTTCTATACACGTTCAACTATGTCCTACTCCAGCTCAACCTTATGAGAATAATGACTGTTCATCACAGGAAGACCTTCTTATGCAAAATGATGTCTCTCCACCGAAGGAAGTACATAATCTGCAAGAAAAGCttgttcccacacacacagaagcctcACATGTGCCAGAGTACatcccaccccctccacagGAAGCTCCTCCTCTACCACCTATGGTACCTGTTGTAACCTTGTCTGCTTCTCCTGCAAATTCATCCCTTGAACCCTCCATTACTCTTCCTCCGTTACCATCTATAAATGTCCCATGTGCACCGCCTTTGCCTGTAGAAAACCAGACTCCTGTGAGCTTTAGAAGACAGCCAAGTCTTGCAAACCGAACAAGCAAAGACCAGCTGTCGCGGACCAAAGGTGTACCCATGCCCAAGGAGGATGCTAACATTCCCCTGGTCACACCTTCCCTTCTCCAGATGGTTCGCCTGCGTTCTGTCAATGTCGGTGATGATCAGGTTTTAGCCCCATGTGAGGATGGTAAACCTGGTGATGGAACCAGCCTCAGTCTGGaacaaaaccagggccagaCTTTCAGCCAGAGTGTGCCCCAGAAGCCCATCCGTAAGTCTCTGTCGGTGAAGTCCCCAACTGGCACTGCCACCTCCCCTTCAATGCGTCTGCAGGAGGCCATCCGTATGAAGACAGCAGCTATGTCTTCCAGAGATGGGCTCCCAGCCAGGCTCAACCTACGTTCCTCCGTATCTTCAACCAGTAGCGGGGAGATAGGGGTGCGCTCTCCAAGGTTACAAGAAGACCTACAGAAATCCCCAGCCTCTACTGCCAGCTTTATCTTCTCCAGGAGTACAAAGAAGGTGGTCATTGAGACACCCTCATCCCCTGAGGCTCAGTCTAACCTCAAACAGAGCCTTGTGGCTGAGCTCATGCAGGTATCCGACCAAACCAAATTACTGTCCACCAATGGTAAGCCCAGCACCCAGATAAAGAAGCTGGGAAAAGTGCCTCCGCCTGTCGCCAAGAAGCCGGCACATGGACCGAACCTTTCTGACAAACTAGTGCACTCCACTGAAAACATGGGGTACTCCCAGTGTGAGCTGAGCAATTCCTCTCCTATGGGGTCTGAAGCCAATGGACAAACTGAAGGAGTGCAACCTGCTGGCCAGCACGCACAACCAGAGGAGGGCCAAAACACAGCAA GTCATCAAGATACAGTGACACTTGGCTACTGA
- the nhsl3 gene encoding uncharacterized protein KIAA1522 homolog isoform X2: protein MGNAIPRKKKGQANPGQGKARSLWHFGRADKCKAAVSKQEDERKLTVHYKASQHYQENVFIEGSRPQYLEDLHTEAQEGLKILQQEGHDNGTDYGDDQSINSVVARLQPEEAAEAEERKGSLELGSTTAETVSPGLTGSSRSALIRQGSTFKPLNPVKRLEKSRKRSRRTTIMGIPHHVQKELGLERAQLFRQNADGHLRNGSEGAPSIVVIPTIDGEVPVPNHEGARVHLQDLEALQSSKEEELLKRHIQAVYRDDLVFNRKENPGMSPIQRPKSLAVPGMTTSNFLQEPQGPVMSISPQATYLSKIIPNAVMPAAVDVIEISRSRSRSSVRTVSKSSLVTASPVSSRSSAPKGLSSASSNWSHSQSSETIISNSSTISSKSSASTPRAPTDTEEAREPSQQTATDQVSISSSISWVSSDSTAKQRAEAGAPSSREADDAENLQNDRLFVRSLSIVKTKMPPAPPRRTYSLHHEKIKRRSRELTVTKGISDSKGADGNMTRAKGGKRSNAVEEALSPVTSSSAGSPAYSADSSSLENSRSSAASSPLSADQAANSEGIPAAHTVSVDSSPHKLPSPANRFERTMSPSSGYSSQSGTPTLSAKEICPPSPEKKKSQPVKPERTGTRSSPAVSISSSLTSLSSGASDPTHQEAPANHQPGKLPKPSPPTVGMSTKVTPTPAAVMLRDMFDIPPPPKVKAPSPPPPETWMQNKHTCDLLYGANAFSARIAALQNQQQRKEPLQVQKPEAPQTQIKELSLVSTQPQKQDETAGKEECMLLSKDEPMSAQKPDHSLECASESMSVRTEASLEVQVKEDESPVVEKKEKASLMMQRQEDEGPVTQQKEKESPVVLKKEPPPVMRKTIPVVHKKEPEKVMESLLVQSTDTAIEVKIHIPPKEEIVATQKDETTPNDIGNSPITVQTTSPQSSMQTLSVDAPKISGVSPPPSPPPAHHPPPPPSKQTTTTSVSNSVHEDNMETPAADSSWPPPPPPMVEASGLVFEEQDELDFPPPPPPPPILQDPLLDRVESCPVITEFHEFSVTSEGPTKTEDSTSGDTSESTMINSSQSDTSIHVQLCPTPAQPYENNDCSSQEDLLMQNDVSPPKEVHNLQEKLVPTHTEASHVPEYIPPPPQEAPPLPPMVPVVTLSASPANSSLEPSITLPPLPSINVPCAPPLPVENQTPVSFRRQPSLANRTSKDQLSRTKGVPMPKEDANIPLVTPSLLQMVRLRSVNVGDDQVLAPCEDGKPGDGTSLSLEQNQGQTFSQSVPQKPIRKSLSVKSPTGTATSPSMRLQEAIRMKTAAMSSRDGLPARLNLRSSVSSTSSGEIGVRSPRLQEDLQKSPASTASFIFSRSTKKVVIETPSSPEAQSNLKQSLVAELMQVSDQTKLLSTNGKPSTQIKKLGKVPPPVAKKPAHGPNLSDKLVHSTENMGYSQCELSNSSPMGSEANGQTEGVQPAGQHAQPEEGQNTASHQDTVTLGY, encoded by the exons CTGTATCGAAGCAGGAGGATGAGAGGAAGCTCACAGTCCATTACAAGGCCTCCCAGCACTACCAGGAGAACGTGTTCATCGAGGGGAGCCGGCCGCAGTACCTGGAGGACCTGCACACTGAGGCCCAGGAGGGTCTGAAGATCCTGCAGCAGGAGG GACACGATAATGGGACAGATTACGGAGATGACCAAAGTATCAAT TCGGTTGTGGCACGCCTGCAGCCAGAGGAGGCAGCCGAGGCCGAAGAGAGAAAAGGATCCCTGGAGTTGGGTAGCACTACTGCTGAGACAGTATCACCTGGATTGACTGGGTCTTCACGGTCAGCGCTGATTCGCCAAG GTTCCACATTCAAGCCACTCAACCCAGTTAAGAGGCTGGAGAAAAGCAGGAAGCGGAGCAGAAGGACCACTATAATGGGTATACCACACCACGTTCAGAAAGAGCTTG GGCTGGAAAGAGCACAATTGTTTCGACAAAATGCAGATGGACACCTAAGGAATGGCAGTGAAGGTGCCCCTAGTATTGTAGTCATCCCAACAATTGATGGAGAGGTCCCAGTGCCTAATCACGAAGGGGCACGAGTGCACCTCCAAGACCTTGAGGCTCTGCAGTCTTCCAAAGAGGAGGAACTCCTGAAGCGTCACATCCAGGCGGTTTACAGGGACGACCTGGTGTTCAATCGCAAGGAGAACCCCGGCATGTCACCCATACAGAGGCCCAAGTCACTGGCTGTGCCAGGCATGACCACCAGCAACTTCCTACAGGAGCCTCAGGGCCCCGTCATGTCCATTTCACCCCAGGCCACCTACCTGTCCAAGATCATTCCCAATGCTGTCATGCCAGCGGCTGTAGATGTGATCGAGATCAGCCGTAGTCGCAGTCGGAGCAGTGTGCGCACGGTGAGCAAGAGCAGCCTGGTGACAGCCAGTCCAGTCTCTTCACGCTCCAGCGCCCCGAAGGGCCTCTCTTCTGCTAGCTCCAACTGGAGCCACTCACAGTCTTCTGAGACCATCATCTCCAACTCCTCCACTATCTCCTCCAAGAGCAGTGCCTCCACCCCCCGTGCCCCTACCGACACCGAGGAGGCCAGGGAGCCCTCTCAGCAGACCGCCACAGACCAGGTGAGCATCAGCAGCTCAATCAGCTGGGTCAGCTCAGACAGCACAGCCAAGCAGAGGGCGGAGGCAGGGGCGCCCAGCTCGAGGGAGGCAGATGATGCAGAGAATCTCCAGAATGACAGATTGTTTGTGCGTAGCCTGTCCATAGTAAAGACCAAAATGCCACCAGCACCCCCCAGGAGGACATACTCCCTGCATCACGAAAAGATCAAGCGGCGCTCCCGTGAGTTGACTGTTACCAAGGGCATTTCTGATTCCAAGGGGGCTGATGGGAATATGACCCGAGCTAAGGGAGGGAAGAGGAGCAATGCAGTGGAGGAAGCTCTCTCACCAGTAACTTCTAGTAGTGCTGGAAGCCCTGCCTACTCTGCAGACTCCAGCTCTTTGGAGAACTCCAGGTCTTCTGCAGCCAGCAGTCCACTGAGTGCTGACCAGGCAGCCAACAGTGAAGGTATACCAGCTGCACATACGGTCTCCGTTGACTCATCCCCCCACAAACTGCCCTCCCCAGCAAACAGGTTTGAAAGGACCATGTCACCCTCCAGTGGCTACTCCAGCCAGAGTGGCACCCCTACACTCTCTGCCAAAGAGAtctgccctccctccccagaGAAAAAGAAGTCTCAGCCTGTAAAACCAGAGAGAACAGGCACCCGGTCATCCCCAGCTGTATCCATCTCATCCTCTTTAACATCCCTATCTTCTGGTGCATCTGATCCCACTCACCAGGAGGCCCCAGCTAACCACCAGCCTGGCAAGCTTCCAAAGCCTTCCCCTCCTACTGTTGGGATGAGCACCAAAGTAACCCCCACACCTGCAGCAGTCATGCTCAGGGATATGTTTGACATTCCACCACCCCCGAAAGTCAAAGCAccttctcccccaccccctgagACATGGATgcagaacaaacacacatgtgaCTTGTTATATGGTGCAAATGCCTTTTCTGCCAGGattgctgcactgcaaaaccaaCAGCAGAGAAAGGAACCTCTCCAGGTACAAAAACCAGAGGCTCCCCAAACACAGATTAAAGAGCTTAGCTTAGTCAGTACACAACCCCAAAAGCAGGATGAGACGGCTGGAAAGGAGGAGTGCATGTTGCTAAGCAAAGACGAGCCTATGTCAGCACAGAAACCGGACCATTCATTGGAATGTGCCAGTGAGTCAATGTCAGTAAGGACTGAGGCAAGTCTGGAAGTCCAAGTGAAAGAGGATGAAAGTCCTGTGGttgaaaagaaggaaaaagcAAGTTTAATGATGCAGAGACAGGAGGACGAAGGTCCAGTCACCCAgcagaaggaaaaagaaagCCCAGTAGTACTGAAGAAGGAACCTCCTCCTGTCATGAGAAAAACGATTCCAGTGGTACATAAAAAGGAACCCGAGAAGGTTATGGAAAGTCTGTTAGTGCAGTCGACAGACACTGCCATAGAGGTGAAGATCCACATTCCCCCTAAGGAGGAGATTGTTGCCACACAGAAGGATGAAACCACCCCTAATGATATAGGTAACAGTCCCATTACAGTGCAGACAACTAGTCCTCAATCATCCATGCAGACTCTTTCAGTAGATGCTCCCAAAATAAGTGGAGTTTCTCCACCTCCTtccccaccccctgcccaccatcctccaccacctccctcAAAACAGACCACTACCACTTCAGTGTCCAACTCCGTGCATGAGGACAACATGGAAACCCCAGCAGCAGATAGCTCTtggcctcctccccctcctccaatGGTGGAGGCATCTGGACTAGTCTTTGAGGAGCAGGATGAACTAGactttcccccacccccacccccacccccgatATTGCAAGACCCTCTGCTGGATAGAGTGGAGAGCTGTCCTGTAATTACTGAGTTTCATGAATTCTCTGTGACCTCTGAAGGACCTACTAAAACAGAAGACTCAACCTCCGGAGATACTAGCGAGTCAACAATGATCAATTCATCCCAGTCAGATACTTCTATACACGTTCAACTATGTCCTACTCCAGCTCAACCTTATGAGAATAATGACTGTTCATCACAGGAAGACCTTCTTATGCAAAATGATGTCTCTCCACCGAAGGAAGTACATAATCTGCAAGAAAAGCttgttcccacacacacagaagcctcACATGTGCCAGAGTACatcccaccccctccacagGAAGCTCCTCCTCTACCACCTATGGTACCTGTTGTAACCTTGTCTGCTTCTCCTGCAAATTCATCCCTTGAACCCTCCATTACTCTTCCTCCGTTACCATCTATAAATGTCCCATGTGCACCGCCTTTGCCTGTAGAAAACCAGACTCCTGTGAGCTTTAGAAGACAGCCAAGTCTTGCAAACCGAACAAGCAAAGACCAGCTGTCGCGGACCAAAGGTGTACCCATGCCCAAGGAGGATGCTAACATTCCCCTGGTCACACCTTCCCTTCTCCAGATGGTTCGCCTGCGTTCTGTCAATGTCGGTGATGATCAGGTTTTAGCCCCATGTGAGGATGGTAAACCTGGTGATGGAACCAGCCTCAGTCTGGaacaaaaccagggccagaCTTTCAGCCAGAGTGTGCCCCAGAAGCCCATCCGTAAGTCTCTGTCGGTGAAGTCCCCAACTGGCACTGCCACCTCCCCTTCAATGCGTCTGCAGGAGGCCATCCGTATGAAGACAGCAGCTATGTCTTCCAGAGATGGGCTCCCAGCCAGGCTCAACCTACGTTCCTCCGTATCTTCAACCAGTAGCGGGGAGATAGGGGTGCGCTCTCCAAGGTTACAAGAAGACCTACAGAAATCCCCAGCCTCTACTGCCAGCTTTATCTTCTCCAGGAGTACAAAGAAGGTGGTCATTGAGACACCCTCATCCCCTGAGGCTCAGTCTAACCTCAAACAGAGCCTTGTGGCTGAGCTCATGCAGGTATCCGACCAAACCAAATTACTGTCCACCAATGGTAAGCCCAGCACCCAGATAAAGAAGCTGGGAAAAGTGCCTCCGCCTGTCGCCAAGAAGCCGGCACATGGACCGAACCTTTCTGACAAACTAGTGCACTCCACTGAAAACATGGGGTACTCCCAGTGTGAGCTGAGCAATTCCTCTCCTATGGGGTCTGAAGCCAATGGACAAACTGAAGGAGTGCAACCTGCTGGCCAGCACGCACAACCAGAGGAGGGCCAAAACACAGCAA GTCATCAAGATACAGTGACACTTGGCTACTGA